caaataatttgaaacggagggagtaaaaataaaaacactttAAGATAGGATGACGAGTGTGCAAATTGATCGCCGATCTTGGTAGgatattatttgattttctatCTTATATATGGTGTTTATTTGGTTCAAATTGATAGATCAATTTCAACTCATTACATATATAAAGACATGGGTACTCTAATGTTAATTATGTGAGTTTATTCACATTTCaccattttcaattttatcgatgtgaaatttatattgtttttaatgtattttaaaaatgaatagtTGGGATAATAAACATTCACATCCATCTcgttaaatgaataaatattttgtagtaatttttttcatttacaaTGAAATTGAGAATCAAACATAGGAACTCTAGCATATTACTTCGGTCGCTCACCAAATCTAGTGACATGTagtaaattgttttaaaaaaataataatacaattaCGCACCAAATTATAAAGAATTCCGTCACTTGTATTCTTCTCTTTTTGTGGCCGTTGCCGAAACATAATAGGCAACCGTAAACAATCCGTGAATGAAACATAAAATCCCTCCAATGGATAAAAAACGATGATTTGATATTCCACACGATTCTCTTGATCTTGAGTTGGCTAATGTGCCTATGATTAGCATGGAGAATGCAACTCCTAATACTATCCTGTAAACAACAAACACTAATTCAGCAACTAACATAAACCCATTTAAGGACAATTTGATAGGATGAGTTTTTGATATCATGGTATGTCAAAATCATAGtaattaacttaaaaaaaaaaaatcaaagtaatTTATTGTTGGAACAAgttaaataaagaaataaatagtTTTAGAATGATAtttctaaaacaaaataaaacaaaactttatattctataaataaacaaataattatagaaTCCATATATTTTCCCAATGTTTAAAGAATCAAACCTTTAATTTCTCTACATACCAAACtgaatcaaaatattttgagaatctttattaatttatatttaagataaTTGATTTTCCCCgaaaagaatatatataataaccaaATATATGTATTTACCAAATCTTCATATGCCTTATATCTCAAAATACAACTTTGAGTACAAGACTAATGTGAATCAATTTTAATCTAAAGCATTGAATCATTCAAATCAAAtccaaaaacttattttaagcAACAAATTATTTGCTATAACAATAACCGGAGAGTTAACAACACAAATAAGTGAAACCTAACGATTTGATTTGAAATctctcaaaattaaaaaaacaaacattgcGACTTCCGTAACCAAATCCTTATTATGGTTACACAAAAATTATGATCATAAACAAATAAACCCGATCTTAAGGAAGAACCAAATGAGCCGAATTTTATTTTCCATAGCTTAATACAAGCAAGTCAAAAAACCAAATATGCTTATACATATCTTtaaacttagaaaaatttacGGGATTTATATAAAACCCACCCAAGAGTTACCAAGTTTTaatgtaacaaaatataaaactgTACAAAATCTGAATccatattataataaaaaaaaaactttattttccaaacaagtCCCGTAATTGATCTTTACCAGTACCAAAAATTAAGATCATCAAATACTctaatgaatgaaaaattacttttataaaATTCTTTCTTTACTGATCAAACATATAAAAGGATCAAATCTTTtatacttgaccaaaaaaaactGGATATTGAAAAAGTACGGTCCACAGGAAAATCACATACGGATTCAAAAACATGATTAAACAATCCTTATTAATAGAGTCACAAAGGAAACAAATACCAGTGAGCCATAAAATTAATAAGGAACAAATACTTGATGCTTTAATTGGCCAAAACTTACGTTCAAATGTGGTTTTACCatcagaaaattaaaataaaagaacttCTCCAATTGAAACAAATAAGGCATATATGCCGCACAAGTTTTTAGGACAAACTTTTCTATACTATTAAGCCATTGAAGCAATCATATTGCTTTATAATTTAGGGTTCATACGAATTGAAACTGAAACATGAAAATATGAACCACGCAAAAATGAATCAAACAATATCAATAAATCAAACATGAAGACCTGCTCCGATACCACTTGTTAGATTTCATTTACTAATTAATCATATAAAACATGCTCAACAATAAAGATTAAATccataatcttactttagtgcggaagccaaataaacatatgagcatgtatataaaataggatctacgacatgttgatttatcaaagatTAGTGTTAGGATTACCTGGATGACGAATCTATTAGATGAACTAAACCGTTGtaatcctgaaacacaaagagagacggacgacgagcatccgttggcttgtggttcttcctcaaccaggaCTCCTTATGCCTTTAGGACTCTTCAAATGGGGAGAAGAGTCAATATGCAgtgtgtccggtatattggggaccatagcctatatatagtgtgatgaccaattagggttcccattattccgaaatgggccatcctgacatccactcatattgagcccatatccaattaattaattacttaattaattctaaatagaaatctaattagccttttaactttatttgatcacttaatcaattaaggctcctaattgataaatagctaatataattatataaagatatttgcccacataatattattggaatattgtaaaatattccaacacttgtatgatgaacttagtattgaaataaacacaagtgaaaGAGCTAAAGTGTctgaatttgaaaaagttcacattGAGTCCCATATTGGTTAGGACACACAttttagtagtgtttatatactagaacGTCACTACTTGGGGTATGCCTCAAGGGGTACCTAGTTTTGAAAACAGGGCACACCATGCTAAATATCACACACGTGCAGCCTGTCTCGGGCTCGGGTTTGgtgatatattattttttataactgtTATGCTGGAATTGAATGGGCCAAATTTCTTGGTCACATTTTGCTTTGCTGGCTCCCACTTTTTTCTCCTTTCTAGTTCAATTCTTTGCTCTATAAATACTCTATCTTCCTTCttacttaaaaatttatttttcgttGTTTCAAAGAAAGTGGTTGTTGTCACTTCgaattgataatttattttttgttgtttcaaaGAAAGTGGTTGTTGCCACTTCGAATTTATTTTTCAGTGAATTGGTTGTTTTATCATGGGACTTCACGGTTGCTAGTCTACCTTGCACAATTTGGGTAGTgccgtgaaacgtcttaaagaaagcgtatCGAACCGCGACTCGGCCAGTAATTtctttgttgctatttttaatCGATTTTCCAAACcgaaaaataacaatttatcATGATTTTTCAAATGCTGCACTCTGTAGCTTCTATAAAATTACGATTAATCATTGTGGTTTGGACTTATTCACcttgataccaaacataggcaTAAACCACACATGTTTAGAAAATCAACTGTGCATACATGATGCAGAATAAGGAGTAGAGGACTTACCATGAGAAAACGAGGAAAGTCATTGCTAATTGCCTATTGGATGTGGCTCTTTTGTATTCTTCTTTGGACTTTATGCAAATGCACCCCCCAAGCAAGTGAGCAGTTGCATGAGCCAAGGCCAAGAGAATGGAAGCACCGAGTCCTAGCTTGAAAGATTCATAGCTTGGGTCTCTACACTCAAGCACCCACATCTTCAAATCCTTCACCTATTTTCatcacagaaaaaaaaaaagaatttttttgttattaattattaaatccTTAATTGAGATATGTACTGTATGATTTATCTATAAAGTGTCGGTTAGGTGgtaatagtttaattttataattttaaaggaCAAAATTCCAATATATTAATTGAGGAGGATGTTAAAATGAATATTAGTACCACttcaatgaaaaataatattttccccttcaattttttcttaaaaaaaatatatgtatgattTAGGACTTTTGGAGTACCTTGTTTTGAGCTATTTCTGCTTGAATTCCAAGTATGCCAGCAACAACATCCATGACAATAACAACAAGGCAGACAAGGAAACCATAGTTTCTAACCATTTTCTTAAAATTCAAAGGTGGTGCAAAATATGATGTTAGCTACATTGTTTCTTTAACTCTTCACTTTAATAGATAACCATAATTTGTTATAATATTGGACGAATAAGAATAAAGATTGGGCCAGGTTTGCATTGCATTATCATATATGGAAGTAATTAGCTAATTAGATTTAAAGCTACTTTTATCTTcacattttttactttattccatttttccATTTCCCTTTACAATATTCCTACCATGAGGGACACGAAAACCAGAGTTTCACTACCAAGGAAAGCCCAAATTCGAGGGTATCGAAGCCCAATCCATTAATAACAAGAGAACGTTCATTTTCTCTACTTTTTCCTCTTCACTCAAGAATTTAGATGAACGATGAATCTCACTCTCAACATAATTTCCCAACTTTAAATCTACTCCAAAGAGCACTCAATCATTGAATGTTGATCATCCAATAATTTTATCGCTTTGCCTCTGTAAGTGTTTCTCAAACCTTAGGACCAAAAGCCACGAAATCTGTTAAATTAGCAGGCTTTTATACCCGATATTGTCCATGTGCCCCATGCGTGGAGAAAATACAAAGTACAAATCCATATGCCCTGCGCATGAAGCTGTAGTCAGAATCACGAAATCTATCATTTCTCAACAATCCATGCACCCGCGCATGAGGCAGAAGTGGAAACCCCTCCGACAAAAAAACTTGAGATTTTAAGACAcacaataatttttaatatattgtttcaATTGAGAAGTGTGTTGAAACTAAACTTTTTTTATGTTAAGGATAATTTTAAGTTGAAATCACTTGAATATAAAAATCACATTAACCTACATGAGTTGTCCATTGGTGAAGGTTTGAGAtttggagtgtgctcctcttatGATTTCAGATTAAAATTAACTTTGTGCCACTTCTGTGTTGAGTTAGTCCACATAAAATAAAGCTCAACTTTAAATAAGATTTCCTCAAATGGACAGAGTAATTGGTGTCACTCAGATTAATCTGTTCATAGGTTGAAATCAAATGCAAAggctttgaaatttttatgcAGAACAGGAAAGAACAGTTGGATGAGTGGGTTAGTTGAGAGATTAAAGGCCTACAAAAAGGAATGTAAGAttgaattttgttaatattttttgttgaatcTGAAAATGGTGGGTCggcttgaagaaaaaaatgaggattttttttttaaaaaaataattgatgatGTGTAAATGTTTTATTAGGCGTCAAAAATGATTTGTTGGTCCTCGACCATGTATGAGtattagagcatccacaatggaacACTCCAACTTTGAGTACTTAACCCTTTcaatggagcatttcttaaaaagttctaaaatgagtctcatcaataactctacatcattacaataacttattatttaattatctattttataatataaattgattaaatgataaaattacaaaattagtatgtactatttctttttataattcgaaaaaataattaaaattcgaaatttaatgtaaaataatattgtcaaattttaagaattacatattttttcgggtaaatagggttttaccccctgcaaaataggtcagttttgcgttaccccctgcaaaattttttttgtgattacccccctgtaaaatgaagattctatcatttacccccctcagtcgacaacatggatgttgactggacaaaattgatgacgtgGGATGCATGTGTggcttttcattcattttttattaaagtttttgtgccacgtagataaataacttaatataattattaatttttcaaaaagaaaaagaaattaaaaaaaattgttaatagaatttatttataaacattcttgttcttcttcttctcggtgtaatcacaaatcaaatctcacacaatcaacaaaatcttcttacccaaatttctctcaaatttcacatcttattaacaaccctaaattatttctcGTCTATAACCACAACTATACGATACAAAACTAAGccaaagtaacaaaa
This portion of the Trifolium pratense cultivar HEN17-A07 linkage group LG3, ARS_RC_1.1, whole genome shotgun sequence genome encodes:
- the LOC123918144 gene encoding uncharacterized protein LOC123918144 encodes the protein MVRNYGFLVCLVVIVMDVVAGILGIQAEIAQNKVKDLKMWVLECRDPSYESFKLGLGASILLALAHATAHLLGGCICIKSKEEYKRATSNRQLAMTFLVFSWIVLGVAFSMLIIGTLANSRSRESCGISNHRFLSIGGILCFIHGLFTVAYYVSATATKREEYK